From the Oleiharenicola lentus genome, one window contains:
- a CDS encoding alpha-amylase family glycosyl hydrolase produces the protein MITPRFLRRLSLPLLLVSTALADAPAGGFAVVPRFTHPGAGQTFYFVLTDRFANGRTDNDTGGYSGGPEAHGFDPTKISHYHGGDFAGLTAKLDYLKGLGITAVWLTPPLKNKPMQQGTAGYHGYWITDFTQMDPHLGTNDEFRELVRQAHARGMKVFMDIITNHTADVIQYTGGVHDYVSKKTAPYRDAQGRAFDEMAVAFNGVNDPSAFPALSVETSFAYRPEVPEAEKAVKVPAWLNDVTYYHNRGNTTFVGENSVHGDFVGLDDLFTEHPRVVQGMTEIFSTWLETGVDGYRIDTMRHVNNAFWQGFLPAISARARELGRPDFLHFGEVYNDAGDPSVLSEFSTGGMPADTTLDFGFFLAARKFVSQAGSGAALADFFLRDDYYTDHDSNVHSTTTFLGNHDAGRFAYFLQQDNPGASPALLADLAKLGHGLLLLARGQPVIYYGDEQGMIGRGGNDMQARESMFAAQAPDFNTAALLATTRRGADDKFDAAHPFYRLIAELSALRAGHPALRTGAMLPRPTTQQDAFAFSRIDRRERVEYLAVFNNSRTQSLTLAVPTSQKPGAKLAPLYASHPQASAQSAVDGEGRMTVSLPPLQFGVWRAVTPLAKTSPVAIQLVNPAPGAALKFTKREIDGLVFPSRVEIRADVAGGDGFGEVTFTLERASRPGQIEYLGTDDAAPYRVFWRPPPDLTPGEKLTLTATHHDLRGVSNRTEVTDVVFASTEVPLGIVGAKVPVITRQPGRIGNVLSVEAEGSGPLEYQWLCDGEEMSGATQVTFTLMSPPKAKASYRVLVRNRAGTTLSAPVDVGP, from the coding sequence ATGATTACCCCACGTTTTCTGCGGCGGCTGTCCCTGCCCCTGCTGTTGGTCTCAACGGCATTGGCGGACGCTCCCGCGGGTGGTTTCGCCGTCGTGCCGCGTTTCACCCACCCGGGAGCCGGCCAGACTTTCTACTTCGTGCTGACCGACCGGTTCGCCAATGGACGGACCGATAACGATACCGGTGGTTACTCGGGCGGGCCAGAGGCCCATGGTTTTGATCCGACGAAAATCTCGCACTACCACGGCGGCGACTTCGCCGGGCTGACGGCGAAGCTGGACTACCTGAAGGGCCTCGGCATCACGGCCGTCTGGCTGACGCCGCCGCTCAAGAACAAGCCCATGCAGCAGGGCACCGCCGGTTATCATGGCTACTGGATCACGGATTTCACGCAGATGGATCCGCACCTCGGCACCAACGACGAATTTCGCGAACTCGTCCGCCAGGCGCATGCGCGCGGCATGAAGGTGTTCATGGACATCATCACCAACCACACCGCCGACGTCATCCAATACACCGGTGGTGTGCATGACTACGTGTCGAAAAAGACCGCGCCCTACCGCGACGCGCAGGGCCGGGCCTTCGACGAAATGGCCGTGGCCTTCAACGGCGTGAACGACCCGTCGGCGTTTCCGGCGCTCTCCGTGGAAACCAGTTTTGCCTACAGGCCCGAGGTGCCGGAGGCCGAGAAAGCCGTCAAGGTCCCCGCCTGGCTGAACGACGTCACCTACTACCACAACCGCGGCAACACGACCTTCGTGGGCGAGAACTCCGTCCACGGCGACTTCGTGGGCCTCGACGATCTCTTCACCGAGCATCCGCGCGTCGTGCAGGGCATGACGGAGATTTTCTCCACCTGGCTCGAAACGGGCGTGGACGGCTATCGCATCGACACGATGCGGCACGTGAACAACGCCTTCTGGCAGGGGTTTCTCCCGGCGATCAGCGCCCGTGCCCGCGAACTCGGCCGGCCGGACTTCCTGCACTTTGGCGAAGTCTACAACGACGCCGGCGACCCGAGCGTGCTCAGCGAGTTCTCGACCGGCGGCATGCCCGCCGACACCACGCTCGACTTTGGCTTCTTCTTGGCGGCGCGAAAATTCGTGTCGCAGGCCGGCTCCGGGGCCGCGCTGGCGGACTTTTTCCTCCGCGACGACTACTACACCGACCACGACAGCAACGTTCACTCGACCACGACCTTCCTCGGCAACCACGACGCCGGCCGCTTCGCCTATTTCCTCCAGCAGGACAACCCCGGCGCCTCGCCGGCGCTGCTCGCCGACCTGGCGAAGCTCGGCCACGGCCTCCTGCTGCTCGCGCGCGGCCAGCCCGTGATCTACTACGGTGACGAGCAGGGCATGATCGGCCGCGGAGGCAACGACATGCAGGCCCGAGAGAGCATGTTCGCCGCGCAGGCGCCGGATTTCAACACGGCGGCGCTGCTCGCCACCACCCGCCGCGGCGCGGACGACAAGTTCGACGCGGCCCACCCCTTCTACCGCCTGATCGCCGAGCTCTCTGCCCTGCGCGCTGGGCATCCGGCCCTGCGCACCGGCGCCATGTTGCCGCGTCCGACGACCCAGCAGGATGCATTCGCCTTCTCCCGGATCGACCGGCGCGAACGCGTGGAATACCTCGCCGTGTTCAACAACTCGCGCACGCAAAGCCTCACGCTCGCCGTGCCCACCAGCCAAAAACCGGGCGCCAAACTGGCGCCGCTCTACGCCTCCCACCCGCAGGCGTCCGCCCAATCCGCGGTGGACGGCGAGGGCCGGATGACGGTGTCGCTGCCGCCCCTACAATTCGGCGTCTGGCGTGCCGTTACTCCGCTCGCCAAAACTTCACCCGTTGCCATCCAGCTGGTGAACCCGGCCCCCGGGGCCGCCCTCAAGTTCACCAAGCGCGAGATCGATGGGCTGGTTTTCCCGTCCCGGGTAGAAATCCGTGCCGACGTAGCGGGCGGCGACGGCTTCGGCGAAGTCACCTTCACCCTCGAACGTGCCTCGCGCCCCGGGCAGATCGAATACCTCGGCACCGACGATGCCGCGCCGTATCGGGTCTTCTGGCGACCGCCGCCTGACCTGACGCCCGGCGAAAAACTCACGCTCACGGCCACCCATCATGACCTGCGCGGAGTTAGCAACCGCACGGAGGTGACGGATGTCGTCTTTGCCTCGACGGAAGTTCCCCTGGGCATTGTCGGCGCGAAAGTGCCGGTCATCACCCGTCAACCCGGGAGAATTGGAAATGTCTTGTCCGTGGAAGCCGAAGGCTCCGGGCCGCTGGAATACCAGTGGCTGTGTGACGGCGAAGAAATGTCGGGCGCAACCCAGGTCACTTTCACCCTGATGTCTCCACCCAAGGCCAAGGCTTCCTACCGGGTGCTGGTGCGCAATCGCGCCGGCACCACCCTGAGTGCGCCTGTTGACGTCGGGCCTTGA
- a CDS encoding TniQ family protein — translation MISYIEGPHEDEPLFSLLARIYGGLIGPSRAQFAQHLFGNPRLIMPFDFPCGIEALAKSIGTRVGLTAEDLIQHHTMFPIAAFLMPAEHAERVKVAMRGNRAVAMNLLKWHRDPAQDGLRHLYFCAKCRDRDLRRVGHTWWRRSHQVPGVVCCQIHGEPLEVSQFVPGQFWKFDYPFADDAVSVRRARPPDGIDVIYSRDVQWMLRNHPRPIDPDRLRLLYHEQLDRRGLLQGGQLRRTEFLHQFFAQRSEHEWAQRHLLFDPDDASAWPAQTVKNKANHRSFRMHLLVMRFLDLSIADIHTRLDALDVRPRVDSQRTEAKLRARLRQRWFDRAWSMNALKVDLGIGIVRLLGLATKEGLPIPRLPNAGRVKSFRITRTRHRKTVCRGRSRVTSTCWHTAVRWLGRNDYAWVRKRLSSQKRRRGDVVDWRAREEEYIGKLPHFASRIRAARPFRRVCSASFISFLPFGASMGVSMYKKMPRLAQEMRRQTETTEEFTLRRIKVVRQLHSDLPPFRVRERAAVARDCRDPVILRAMGYVLVGSRWQCPGSAEHPLYGLAVATGPVADPDAVERATG, via the coding sequence ATGATCTCGTATATCGAGGGTCCCCACGAGGACGAGCCACTATTTAGCCTGCTGGCGCGAATTTACGGGGGCCTAATTGGGCCCAGCCGAGCCCAATTCGCCCAGCACCTGTTCGGGAACCCCCGGCTGATCATGCCGTTTGATTTCCCATGCGGTATCGAGGCCCTAGCGAAGTCAATCGGGACGCGGGTCGGTCTGACTGCCGAAGACCTCATTCAGCACCACACCATGTTTCCAATTGCGGCCTTTCTCATGCCCGCTGAACACGCCGAGCGAGTCAAGGTGGCCATGCGGGGTAACCGGGCGGTGGCGATGAATCTCCTCAAGTGGCATCGCGACCCGGCACAGGACGGACTTCGGCACCTCTACTTTTGCGCTAAGTGCCGCGACCGGGACTTGCGCCGGGTCGGCCACACCTGGTGGCGGCGGAGTCATCAGGTGCCAGGCGTCGTCTGCTGCCAAATTCACGGGGAGCCGCTGGAGGTGTCGCAGTTCGTGCCCGGCCAGTTCTGGAAGTTTGACTACCCTTTCGCCGATGACGCGGTCAGCGTTCGCAGGGCGCGGCCTCCGGATGGTATAGATGTGATTTATTCGCGGGACGTGCAGTGGATGTTGCGCAATCATCCACGACCGATCGACCCAGATCGACTGCGGCTGCTCTACCACGAGCAACTCGACCGTCGAGGTCTGTTGCAGGGTGGCCAACTGCGCCGGACCGAATTCCTTCACCAGTTCTTTGCCCAGCGCAGCGAGCACGAGTGGGCCCAGCGGCACCTGCTGTTCGACCCCGATGACGCCTCGGCCTGGCCCGCCCAGACGGTGAAGAACAAGGCCAATCATCGTTCGTTTCGCATGCACCTGCTGGTGATGCGATTTCTGGATCTTTCCATCGCCGACATTCACACGCGGCTCGATGCCCTCGATGTTCGCCCCCGGGTCGATTCACAACGGACCGAAGCCAAGCTCCGGGCACGGTTGCGGCAGCGGTGGTTTGATCGGGCCTGGTCGATGAATGCTCTTAAGGTCGATCTCGGCATCGGAATCGTCCGGCTGCTCGGCTTGGCGACCAAGGAGGGGCTGCCGATCCCGCGGTTGCCGAATGCAGGGAGGGTGAAGTCATTCCGAATCACGCGAACACGCCATCGCAAGACAGTATGCCGTGGCAGGTCACGTGTGACATCGACCTGTTGGCATACCGCAGTGAGGTGGCTCGGAAGAAACGACTACGCTTGGGTTCGTAAGCGTCTCAGTTCCCAGAAACGCCGCCGGGGTGATGTGGTTGATTGGCGGGCGCGTGAAGAGGAATACATCGGCAAGCTTCCTCACTTTGCCTCGCGCATCAGGGCGGCCCGCCCGTTCCGGCGGGTTTGCTCCGCGTCGTTCATCTCGTTCCTGCCCTTCGGGGCGTCGATGGGCGTCAGCATGTATAAGAAAATGCCCCGCCTTGCACAGGAGATGCGACGGCAAACGGAAACGACGGAAGAGTTCACCCTCCGGCGCATCAAGGTAGTTCGCCAGCTCCATTCCGACCTGCCACCTTTTCGTGTGCGTGAGCGGGCGGCCGTTGCGCGGGACTGCCGAGATCCGGTAATCCTGCGCGCCATGGGATATGTGCTCGTGGGCTCGCGCTGGCAGTGCCCAGGCAGTGCGGAACACCCGTTATATGGCCTGGCGGTGGCGACGGGACCGGTGGCTGATCCAGACGCCGTCGAGCGCGCCACGGGTTGA
- a CDS encoding peptide ABC transporter substrate-binding protein has protein sequence MKSSLPRPCRLLLALLPALWLAFTGCSKRETPVELANQAGIMIVGNGAEPATLDPQIVTGIPERNIVCTLFEGLTRSDPTTLEAQPGAAERWEISADGLLYTFHLRPGMKWSDGVPLTARDFYASFRRLLSPGLASDNTDQLYPVVNAEDYHKGRLQDFSAVGFRVIDDLTLEIRLAHPAPYLLKTMAARSWFPVPLHVIEKHGDPLLSNNRWSQPGTLVGNGPFVIKDWKADSHLEVARSPTYWNREAVKLNGVRFLPIENFTGEEAAFRSGQLHKTNRVPLAKIAVYRREAPEKLKIHPYSGVYYFNFNVNRPPFTDVRVRRALAMAVDREQLVANVTRADEIPAYHFTLEGIDGYVSEARTKLDFDEARRLLAEAGYPGGKGLEPITLIYNTAENHRLIAETIQQVWKRELGIDLRLENMEWKVYLDNMQNENYQLCRAGLIMEPYDASQFLRVFTSDSGFNRTGWSDPEYDRLYKQLVHTADRAKRLELMQRMEKILTDAMPILPVYYYTNQYLMDPSVRGWSNNLLALGPFEQVWLE, from the coding sequence ATGAAATCCTCGCTGCCCCGTCCCTGCCGTCTCCTCTTGGCCTTGCTGCCAGCCCTGTGGCTCGCGTTCACCGGCTGCAGCAAGCGCGAGACCCCCGTCGAACTGGCCAACCAAGCCGGCATCATGATCGTGGGCAACGGGGCCGAGCCCGCCACCCTTGATCCGCAGATCGTCACCGGCATCCCGGAACGCAACATCGTGTGCACGCTCTTCGAGGGTCTGACCCGCAGCGATCCCACGACATTGGAAGCGCAGCCGGGGGCGGCGGAGCGCTGGGAGATCTCCGCCGACGGCCTGCTCTACACGTTTCATCTGCGGCCCGGAATGAAGTGGTCCGACGGCGTGCCGCTCACCGCCCGGGATTTCTACGCTTCCTTTCGGCGGCTGCTGTCGCCGGGCTTGGCTTCCGACAACACGGATCAGCTCTATCCCGTGGTGAATGCCGAAGACTATCACAAGGGCCGGCTGCAGGATTTCTCCGCGGTCGGTTTCCGGGTGATTGACGACCTCACGCTGGAAATCCGCCTGGCGCATCCGGCGCCCTATCTCCTGAAGACCATGGCGGCGCGTTCCTGGTTTCCTGTGCCGCTGCATGTGATCGAGAAGCATGGCGACCCCCTGCTGTCCAACAACCGCTGGTCGCAGCCCGGCACGCTGGTTGGCAACGGCCCGTTCGTGATCAAGGACTGGAAGGCCGACAGCCACCTGGAGGTGGCGCGCAGCCCGACCTATTGGAACCGCGAAGCCGTCAAGCTGAACGGCGTGCGCTTCCTGCCGATTGAGAATTTCACCGGTGAGGAGGCGGCCTTTCGCTCCGGCCAGCTGCACAAGACCAACCGCGTGCCGCTGGCCAAGATCGCGGTCTACCGGCGCGAGGCCCCGGAGAAGCTCAAGATCCATCCCTACTCGGGAGTCTATTACTTCAATTTCAACGTGAACCGTCCGCCCTTCACCGACGTGCGGGTGCGCCGTGCCCTGGCGATGGCGGTGGACCGCGAGCAGCTCGTGGCCAACGTCACGCGGGCCGATGAAATCCCGGCCTATCATTTCACGCTCGAGGGCATCGACGGTTACGTCAGCGAGGCGCGCACGAAGCTGGATTTCGACGAGGCGCGCCGTCTGCTCGCCGAAGCCGGCTATCCCGGCGGCAAGGGGCTGGAACCCATCACGCTGATCTACAACACGGCCGAGAACCACCGCCTCATCGCCGAGACCATCCAGCAGGTGTGGAAGCGCGAACTCGGCATCGACCTCCGCCTCGAGAACATGGAGTGGAAGGTTTACTTGGACAACATGCAGAACGAAAACTACCAGCTCTGCCGGGCCGGATTGATCATGGAGCCCTACGACGCCTCGCAGTTCCTGCGGGTTTTCACCTCCGACTCGGGCTTCAACCGCACCGGCTGGTCTGATCCGGAATATGACCGACTCTACAAGCAGCTCGTGCACACGGCCGACCGGGCCAAGCGCCTGGAACTGATGCAACGCATGGAAAAGATCCTGACCGACGCCATGCCCATCCTCCCCGTGTATTACTACACGAACCAATACCTGATGGACCCGAGCGTGCGCGGCTGGTCGAACAACCTGCTCGCGCTCGGGCCGTTTGAGCAGGTGTGGCTGGAGTAG
- a CDS encoding TnsA endonuclease N-terminal domain-containing protein translates to MSGRFHPHFLARDYAKCVVAKGKCLLEAPPEEYEPLFTAVDFPSFGFRTMFGSWIVNRVMHPVSTPEFDTNLMFHAPGMGVVNLAEQFALDPALTREFAFELQVDHPAVAHGGKKQDIIMSTDLVVTFERPGGVLQRHAYAVKQAKDLTERIIEKLAIEQAYWTKRRIPWSLILDTRLPRQLIANMELVMEFAEKGRLPCDALVVRDATAWIVPHLSTGAPLRTVCSRCDAALGLPRGTALSVAYHLTLQGTLPLDLRGAYLPNATIEPHCAVA, encoded by the coding sequence ATGAGCGGGCGTTTCCATCCTCACTTCCTAGCTCGCGACTACGCAAAGTGCGTGGTTGCCAAAGGCAAGTGCCTCCTTGAGGCCCCTCCTGAGGAATACGAGCCACTGTTCACGGCAGTGGACTTTCCATCGTTCGGCTTCAGGACGATGTTCGGGTCTTGGATTGTGAACCGGGTCATGCACCCCGTCTCCACTCCGGAATTCGACACGAACCTCATGTTCCACGCCCCGGGAATGGGGGTCGTAAACCTCGCGGAGCAGTTTGCCCTGGACCCAGCATTGACGCGCGAATTCGCGTTCGAGCTGCAGGTGGATCACCCAGCCGTCGCACATGGCGGCAAGAAGCAGGACATCATCATGTCCACCGATCTGGTCGTCACCTTCGAGCGACCCGGCGGCGTGCTCCAGCGACATGCTTATGCCGTGAAACAGGCCAAGGACCTCACGGAGCGGATTATCGAGAAACTCGCTATCGAACAGGCGTATTGGACGAAGCGACGCATCCCATGGTCGCTGATCCTCGATACCCGCCTGCCCCGGCAGCTTATTGCGAACATGGAATTGGTCATGGAATTCGCAGAAAAGGGCCGACTGCCCTGTGATGCCTTGGTTGTGCGTGATGCCACGGCGTGGATCGTGCCCCATCTTAGCACCGGTGCCCCCTTGCGCACGGTGTGCTCGCGATGTGATGCCGCCCTGGGCCTGCCCCGGGGCACTGCCCTCTCTGTCGCTTACCACCTCACCCTTCAGGGAACCCTCCCACTGGATCTCCGGGGAGCCTACCTTCCAAACGCTACCATTGAGCCGCATTGCGCGGTCGCCTAG
- a CDS encoding ATP-binding protein produces MSIAGRKVQPIDTPAEYLNLDDPLVAYRGNPLIGALGPIRSKEQISKLLTVKPAYDPSDRELPAHLRPHAAFALREFFLPGIAHMAAVKEVDLLIRQSYRRRNPLDPGYRRQWMRDRKELKDGRQLPKRYEFIPLGAVVSGPPGTGKTLSVGFSVQDFVPVAEHAYLVDGERVAFTQIPCLKLNLFQDGSLKSFGREIFDQAEQTLSIPLARDWGVDRANGNRIQSLYFQLCQEYNVGLFVVDEFQLIQSAHDGARRALNYFVRMMNCIGVAVVVIGTPATAGLLKENLAASRRFLSPIPPYTPFVEGQVWDAFFRQMARYQYVAEMDPLASLSAVVLDLSGGIPDLAVKLFMLSQMRLFGRKKERLTADVLRETSKLLFYTVQDRLVELKGKAPEAKDIATVAKTMNEAFNAIASVETERVGAEPIAGLEPPPSSPITISAGVAETMAGKMKKAAKADDKLAALEALGVVAHPA; encoded by the coding sequence ATGAGCATCGCAGGCAGGAAGGTGCAGCCCATCGACACGCCGGCGGAATACCTGAATCTGGATGATCCGCTGGTCGCCTATCGTGGCAATCCCCTCATTGGGGCACTGGGGCCCATTCGCTCGAAGGAACAGATCAGCAAGCTCCTGACTGTGAAGCCGGCCTATGATCCATCCGATCGCGAGCTCCCCGCCCACCTTCGCCCACACGCGGCCTTCGCCTTGCGCGAGTTCTTTCTCCCGGGGATTGCGCACATGGCGGCCGTCAAAGAGGTCGATCTACTCATTCGGCAGAGCTACAGGCGTCGGAATCCGCTTGATCCGGGGTATAGACGGCAGTGGATGCGCGACAGGAAGGAGCTCAAGGATGGTCGGCAACTCCCCAAACGCTATGAGTTCATTCCGTTGGGCGCGGTCGTGAGCGGTCCGCCGGGGACGGGCAAGACCCTTTCGGTAGGTTTCTCGGTCCAGGACTTCGTGCCAGTGGCCGAACACGCTTATCTCGTCGATGGGGAGCGCGTGGCGTTCACACAGATACCCTGCCTCAAGCTCAATTTGTTCCAGGACGGTTCTCTGAAGTCCTTCGGCCGAGAGATATTCGACCAAGCGGAGCAAACCCTGAGCATCCCCTTGGCGCGCGATTGGGGCGTGGACCGGGCCAACGGCAACCGCATCCAGAGCCTCTATTTTCAGCTCTGCCAGGAATACAACGTGGGGCTGTTCGTGGTGGACGAGTTCCAGTTGATTCAGTCCGCCCACGACGGCGCCCGCCGGGCATTGAACTACTTTGTCCGGATGATGAACTGCATCGGGGTGGCCGTGGTGGTGATAGGGACGCCGGCCACCGCCGGGCTATTGAAGGAGAATCTGGCAGCATCGCGCCGCTTCCTAAGCCCGATTCCCCCCTACACCCCGTTTGTAGAGGGTCAGGTGTGGGATGCGTTCTTCAGGCAGATGGCGCGTTACCAATACGTCGCGGAGATGGACCCCCTGGCGAGCCTCTCGGCAGTGGTGCTGGATCTATCCGGCGGCATTCCAGACCTGGCCGTGAAGCTATTTATGCTGTCCCAGATGCGGCTGTTCGGGCGCAAGAAGGAGCGCCTTACGGCCGACGTTCTGAGGGAAACGTCCAAGCTCCTCTTCTACACCGTGCAGGACCGCCTGGTTGAGCTGAAGGGGAAGGCGCCCGAGGCAAAGGACATCGCGACTGTGGCGAAGACGATGAACGAGGCGTTCAACGCCATAGCGAGCGTTGAGACCGAACGAGTCGGCGCCGAACCGATTGCGGGCTTAGAGCCACCGCCATCGTCCCCCATCACTATTTCTGCAGGCGTTGCCGAAACTATGGCCGGGAAGATGAAGAAGGCGGCCAAGGCCGACGACAAGCTGGCCGCACTGGAGGCCTTGGGGGTCGTGGCCCATCCCGCATGA
- a CDS encoding tetratricopeptide repeat protein — protein MSAAHPPSFRLWLFRAILALGAPLGFFLALEGGLRLTGYGRDTAFFIPDEQPGFVRSNPAYTSLFLPASFDLRPINQRVAVQKPAGTVRIVVLGESAAQGIPVPAFGFVPQLRALLRARYPDKDIEVINTGVVAINSHVVYQIARDAARLSPDLFVVYMGNNEVVGPYGPGSAYLSAMPPLWLIRASAWAKSTRTGQWLGAVAARFAGARQPTREWGGMGMFLDHAVRGDDPRLETTYANFEANLRDIVRVSKDAGAKTVLCTVVSNLKDCPPFLSLHRPDLTAAELTEWQAAFAAGKLAWRLEDNDSAQKFLHTALRLDPQYADTHFMIGSLALGQRNMERARLHLLEAQQWDALRFRPAPRLNEIARSVARETGLVLQDAALALGSDPASEGEITGREHMLEHVHPGREGNYRIARLMAEGAEQALGSGSSARGPWLDSAQTAAAIGYTPVESFGLLQRTALITREPPFPNQLTYAEDQTRTAREIAAAGAGRRDPSALGRARETLRAASAADPTNPDLAKLAVEVADDAGDLAGALAEVQRARTLQPANFALAADEAIKLSRLGRFEEAEKLLLATAAGCSPRDLAKLTPAIADFYIRTKRLVDGRHWFEEALTRTPGSLPLRFFRGRLAQQAGDLPVAEADYRAVLTNDPANEAALEALLSLLAVQGRTKEAEELSLTHAGFQPNNQANHLRAAQIHEARGQVAETVQALGAAIRSGPVPLPTHLRLANLLYGQQRRAEALDQLATAWRIAQLEDPEAAPTIRELIHRISHEGDKP, from the coding sequence GTGAGCGCTGCCCACCCCCCATCTTTCCGGCTTTGGTTGTTTCGTGCGATTCTCGCGCTGGGCGCGCCGCTGGGGTTTTTCCTCGCGCTGGAGGGGGGGCTTCGGCTCACCGGTTACGGGCGCGACACGGCGTTCTTCATCCCCGACGAGCAGCCGGGTTTCGTGCGCAGCAACCCCGCCTACACGTCACTTTTCCTGCCGGCCAGCTTCGACCTGCGGCCGATCAACCAGCGCGTGGCGGTGCAGAAGCCCGCCGGCACCGTGCGCATTGTCGTTCTCGGCGAATCTGCGGCCCAGGGCATCCCCGTGCCGGCATTTGGCTTTGTGCCCCAATTGCGCGCGCTCCTGCGCGCGCGCTATCCCGACAAAGACATCGAGGTCATCAACACGGGCGTCGTCGCGATCAACTCGCACGTCGTCTATCAGATCGCGCGCGATGCCGCGCGGCTCTCGCCGGACCTGTTCGTGGTTTATATGGGAAACAACGAGGTTGTCGGCCCCTACGGACCGGGCAGCGCCTACCTTTCGGCCATGCCGCCACTCTGGCTGATCCGCGCCAGCGCCTGGGCCAAGTCCACGCGCACCGGTCAGTGGCTCGGTGCCGTGGCTGCGCGCTTCGCGGGTGCCCGTCAGCCGACGCGCGAGTGGGGCGGCATGGGCATGTTTCTGGATCACGCCGTGCGTGGCGATGATCCGCGGCTGGAGACCACCTACGCCAACTTCGAGGCCAACCTGCGCGACATCGTGCGCGTGTCGAAGGATGCCGGTGCGAAGACCGTGCTCTGCACCGTGGTCTCCAATCTGAAGGATTGTCCGCCTTTTCTCTCCCTCCACCGGCCCGATCTGACGGCCGCCGAACTGACGGAATGGCAGGCGGCTTTTGCCGCCGGCAAGCTCGCTTGGCGGCTGGAAGACAACGATTCGGCGCAGAAATTCCTGCACACGGCCCTGCGGCTGGATCCGCAGTATGCGGATACGCACTTCATGATCGGCTCGCTCGCTCTGGGGCAGCGCAACATGGAGCGCGCCCGTCTGCATCTGCTCGAAGCGCAGCAGTGGGACGCCCTGCGGTTCCGGCCGGCGCCACGACTCAACGAAATCGCCCGCAGTGTGGCCCGGGAGACAGGCTTGGTTCTGCAGGACGCCGCCCTGGCGTTGGGCTCCGATCCCGCTTCCGAGGGCGAAATCACCGGCCGCGAGCACATGCTCGAGCACGTCCATCCCGGCAGGGAGGGCAACTATCGCATTGCACGCCTGATGGCCGAGGGAGCGGAACAAGCGCTCGGGAGTGGGTCGTCCGCGCGCGGACCCTGGCTCGATTCGGCGCAGACGGCCGCAGCCATCGGCTACACCCCGGTCGAGAGCTTCGGCCTGTTGCAACGCACGGCGTTGATCACCCGCGAGCCACCGTTTCCCAACCAGCTCACCTACGCGGAGGACCAGACCCGCACCGCCCGGGAGATCGCGGCGGCCGGAGCCGGGCGTCGTGATCCTTCGGCGCTCGGGCGCGCGCGCGAAACTCTCCGGGCAGCCAGCGCGGCAGATCCAACCAATCCTGACCTCGCCAAACTGGCAGTCGAGGTGGCGGACGATGCCGGGGATCTCGCAGGTGCGCTCGCTGAGGTGCAACGGGCGCGGACCCTGCAGCCCGCGAATTTCGCCCTCGCGGCGGACGAGGCGATTAAGCTGTCGCGACTCGGTCGGTTTGAGGAAGCGGAAAAGCTTCTACTCGCCACCGCGGCCGGTTGCTCACCCCGCGATTTAGCCAAGCTCACGCCGGCGATCGCCGATTTCTACATCCGCACCAAGCGGTTGGTCGACGGGCGGCACTGGTTTGAGGAGGCGCTGACGCGAACCCCCGGTTCCCTGCCCTTGCGATTCTTCCGGGGTCGCTTGGCCCAGCAAGCCGGCGACCTGCCCGTGGCGGAAGCGGATTACCGGGCGGTGCTCACCAACGATCCGGCCAACGAGGCGGCGTTGGAGGCTCTGTTATCCCTGCTCGCGGTGCAGGGCCGGACCAAGGAGGCGGAAGAACTTTCCCTGACGCATGCCGGTTTTCAGCCAAACAATCAGGCGAACCATCTCCGCGCCGCGCAGATCCACGAGGCGCGCGGGCAAGTGGCCGAAACGGTCCAAGCCCTGGGCGCAGCGATTCGCAGCGGCCCCGTGCCGCTTCCCACGCACCTGCGTCTGGCCAACCTGCTTTACGGCCAGCAACGCCGCGCCGAGGCTCTCGACCAACTGGCCACCGCTTGGCGCATAGCGCAGCTAGAGGACCCGGAGGCCGCGCCCACTATCCGGGAACTCATCCACAGGATAAGTCACGAAGGAGATAAGCCGTAG